In Atribacterota bacterium, the following proteins share a genomic window:
- a CDS encoding ABC transporter permease, whose product MLRRAQVLETFRVAKKNKAALVGLGIIVIMVIVALFPNYLAPNDPIKRNLSQRLKPGFWAGREYASYPLGTDYLGRCILSRIIWGTRTSLLVGFIAVAISTVLGLILGVFSGYFGGWIDTLLMRIVDVMFAFPSILLAITIMAALGPGLEKAMIAIGIVYTPQMARVVRSAVLVIREMEYIEAEKALGASHGRIIWHHILPNAIAPVIVYATLSTAGAVLDAAALGFLGLGALPPTPEWGAMLSGSRQALTAGAWWAATFPGIAIMCAVLGLNLLGDGMRDLLDPRLRV is encoded by the coding sequence ATGCTAAGAAGAGCTCAGGTCCTTGAAACATTCCGAGTAGCGAAGAAAAATAAGGCCGCTCTGGTGGGTCTGGGTATCATCGTAATAATGGTAATCGTGGCGCTTTTTCCAAATTACCTTGCTCCAAATGACCCCATCAAAAGGAATCTCTCTCAGCGCCTTAAACCTGGTTTCTGGGCTGGTCGGGAATACGCTTCTTATCCTCTGGGCACTGACTATTTAGGCCGATGTATCCTTTCTCGCATCATCTGGGGAACTCGAACTTCACTTCTGGTGGGTTTTATCGCCGTGGCCATTTCCACCGTTTTAGGCCTTATCCTGGGGGTTTTCTCTGGATACTTCGGAGGATGGATAGATACACTCCTCATGCGTATTGTGGACGTGATGTTCGCTTTCCCCAGCATCCTTCTGGCCATCACCATCATGGCCGCCTTAGGACCGGGCCTTGAAAAGGCCATGATTGCCATTGGTATCGTCTACACACCCCAGATGGCCCGAGTGGTCCGAAGCGCGGTACTCGTCATTCGAGAAATGGAGTACATCGAAGCCGAAAAAGCCCTCGGTGCAAGCCACGGACGAATCATCTGGCACCATATCCTTCCCAATGCAATCGCGCCAGTTATCGTCTACGCCACACTGAGTACCGCTGGAGCCGTCCTCGACGCCGCTGCCCTGGGGTTTCTAGGCCTCGGAGCGCTTCCTCCCACCCCAGAATGGGGAGCTATGCTTTCTGGAAGCCGTCAGGCATTGACTGCCGGTGCTTGGTGGGCAGCAACCTTTCCAGGAATTGCGATTATGTGCGCAGTGTTAGGATTAAATCTCCTGGGTGATGGCATGAGAGACCTTTTGGATCCCAGACTCAGAGTATAA
- a CDS encoding ABC transporter permease — translation MKRYLLKRLLLIIPVLLGVSVIVFFLVRLAPGDPAKVLAGEHASPEFIKAVRDKWGLDKPLSIQYFIWLQSVLRGDFGTSITTHAPVLKEIRHRFPATLELSIFAMLIAVLLGITAGIISAVRQYSVFDYLSMIGALFGISMPVFWLGLMLMLIFGLKFDLFPISGRLSPDVALRTITGLHLLDALLTGNGKAFLDALSHLILPGIALGTIPAALIARMTRSSMLEVIRQDFIRTERAKGLPERVVIYKHALRNALIPIVTVIGMEFGLLLGGAILTETVFAWPGLGRYTVDAVYARDYPAIQGAVLFIALTFVLVNLFTDLLYAYINPRIRYR, via the coding sequence GTGAAACGGTACCTTTTAAAGAGGCTTTTATTGATTATTCCAGTCCTTCTTGGGGTCTCCGTTATTGTCTTTTTTCTGGTACGCCTTGCACCGGGAGACCCAGCCAAGGTTCTGGCTGGAGAACATGCTTCGCCAGAATTCATCAAGGCGGTACGGGACAAATGGGGCCTGGACAAGCCACTCTCCATTCAGTATTTCATATGGTTACAAAGCGTCCTCCGGGGAGATTTTGGTACTTCCATTACCACTCACGCTCCGGTACTCAAAGAGATTCGCCATCGCTTCCCAGCCACATTAGAACTCTCGATTTTTGCCATGCTCATTGCAGTTCTTTTGGGCATTACCGCGGGAATTATTTCGGCTGTGCGTCAGTATTCAGTTTTTGACTATCTTTCCATGATTGGAGCACTGTTTGGCATTTCCATGCCTGTTTTCTGGCTGGGACTCATGCTCATGCTCATTTTTGGTCTGAAATTTGACCTTTTTCCCATTTCAGGCCGACTGAGTCCTGATGTAGCACTTCGAACCATTACCGGCCTCCACCTTCTCGATGCTTTGCTCACTGGAAATGGTAAAGCTTTCCTTGACGCGCTTTCTCACCTTATCCTCCCTGGTATTGCCTTAGGAACCATTCCTGCAGCACTTATTGCGCGTATGACTCGATCTTCGATGTTGGAGGTGATTCGTCAAGATTTTATCCGGACCGAACGAGCCAAGGGTTTGCCAGAACGGGTGGTGATTTACAAGCATGCCCTTCGTAACGCCCTTATCCCGATTGTTACAGTTATCGGCATGGAATTCGGACTCCTTTTGGGGGGTGCCATTCTCACCGAAACTGTTTTTGCCTGGCCGGGCCTGGGAAGATATACGGTGGACGCCGTCTACGCCCGAGATTATCCAGCTATTCAGGGGGCAGTCCTTTTCATTGCACTCACGTTCGTATTGGTCAATCTCTTCACAGACCTTCTTTATGCTTACATCAATCCTCGAATCCGGTATCGATAG